In a genomic window of Amphiprion ocellaris isolate individual 3 ecotype Okinawa chromosome 11, ASM2253959v1, whole genome shotgun sequence:
- the insig2 gene encoding insulin-induced gene 2 protein isoform X3, which yields MWTLLHAMNDNAVSSGKQQWAGSGEVMHHSRGPYISVITNRTTNLLIRGGMLFSVGVFLALVLNLLQVQRHVTLFPPDVISSIFSSAWWVPPCCGTASAMIGLLYPCIDSRLGEPHKFKREWSSVMRCVAVFVGINHASAKVDFANNVQLSLTLAALSIGLWWTFDRSRSGFGLGVTIALLATLATQLLVYNEVFQYTSPDFLYIRSWLPCIFFAGVITMGNIGRQLALYEYKFLQEKTHQD from the exons atgtggaCGCTGCTTCATG CCATGAATGACAACGCAGTGAGCAGCGGCAAGCAGCAGTGGGCAGGGTCTGGAGAGGTGATGCACCATTCTCGGGGACCCTATATCTCAGTCATCACCAACAG GACCACCAACCTGTTGATCCGAGGGGGCATGCTGTTCTCTGTTGGCGTCTTCCTTGCCCTGGTGCTTAACTTACTTCAGGTGCAGAGACATGTCACCCTCTTTCCCCCCGATGTCATCAGCAGTATCTTCTCCTCAGCGTGGTGGGTGCCGCCCTGCTGTGGCACAGCCTCAG CAATGATCGGGTTGTTGTACCCCTGCATTGACAGCCGTCTGGGTGAGCCACACAAGTTTAAACGGGAATGGTCCAGCGTGATGCGGTGCGTGGCTGTTTTTGTGGGCATCAACCATGCCAGTGCT AAAGTGGACTTTGCTAACAATGTCCAGTTGTCTCTGACTCTGGCGGCGCTCTCCATTGGTTTGTGGTGGACATTCGATCGCTCCCGCAGTGGCTTTGGTCTGGGAGTCACCATCGCTCTGCTGGCAACACTGGCCACCCAGCTCCTGGTTTACAATGAAGTCTTTCA GTATACCTCTCCAGATTTCCTGTATATTCGCTCATGGTTGCCCTGCATCTTCTTTGCAGGGGTTATAACCATGGGAAACATAGGACGGCAGCTAGCCTTG tATGAATATAAATTCCTTCAGGAGAAGACCCATCAAGACTGA
- the insig2 gene encoding insulin-induced gene 2 protein isoform X4 gives MNDNAVSSGKQQWAGSGEVMHHSRGPYISVITNRTTNLLIRGGMLFSVGVFLALVLNLLQVQRHVTLFPPDVISSIFSSAWWVPPCCGTASAMIGLLYPCIDSRLGEPHKFKREWSSVMRCVAVFVGINHASAKVDFANNVQLSLTLAALSIGLWWTFDRSRSGFGLGVTIALLATLATQLLVYNEVFQYTSPDFLYIRSWLPCIFFAGVITMGNIGRQLALYEYKFLQEKTHQD, from the exons ATGAATGACAACGCAGTGAGCAGCGGCAAGCAGCAGTGGGCAGGGTCTGGAGAGGTGATGCACCATTCTCGGGGACCCTATATCTCAGTCATCACCAACAG GACCACCAACCTGTTGATCCGAGGGGGCATGCTGTTCTCTGTTGGCGTCTTCCTTGCCCTGGTGCTTAACTTACTTCAGGTGCAGAGACATGTCACCCTCTTTCCCCCCGATGTCATCAGCAGTATCTTCTCCTCAGCGTGGTGGGTGCCGCCCTGCTGTGGCACAGCCTCAG CAATGATCGGGTTGTTGTACCCCTGCATTGACAGCCGTCTGGGTGAGCCACACAAGTTTAAACGGGAATGGTCCAGCGTGATGCGGTGCGTGGCTGTTTTTGTGGGCATCAACCATGCCAGTGCT AAAGTGGACTTTGCTAACAATGTCCAGTTGTCTCTGACTCTGGCGGCGCTCTCCATTGGTTTGTGGTGGACATTCGATCGCTCCCGCAGTGGCTTTGGTCTGGGAGTCACCATCGCTCTGCTGGCAACACTGGCCACCCAGCTCCTGGTTTACAATGAAGTCTTTCA GTATACCTCTCCAGATTTCCTGTATATTCGCTCATGGTTGCCCTGCATCTTCTTTGCAGGGGTTATAACCATGGGAAACATAGGACGGCAGCTAGCCTTG tATGAATATAAATTCCTTCAGGAGAAGACCCATCAAGACTGA
- the insig2 gene encoding insulin-induced gene 2 protein isoform X1 yields MWTLLHGLRMSLILTAMNDNAVSSGKQQWAGSGEVMHHSRGPYISVITNRTTNLLIRGGMLFSVGVFLALVLNLLQVQRHVTLFPPDVISSIFSSAWWVPPCCGTASAMIGLLYPCIDSRLGEPHKFKREWSSVMRCVAVFVGINHASAKVDFANNVQLSLTLAALSIGLWWTFDRSRSGFGLGVTIALLATLATQLLVYNEVFQYTSPDFLYIRSWLPCIFFAGVITMGNIGRQLALYEYKFLQEKTHQD; encoded by the exons atgtggaCGCTGCTTCATG GCTTACGAATGTCCCTAATACTGACAGCCATGAATGACAACGCAGTGAGCAGCGGCAAGCAGCAGTGGGCAGGGTCTGGAGAGGTGATGCACCATTCTCGGGGACCCTATATCTCAGTCATCACCAACAG GACCACCAACCTGTTGATCCGAGGGGGCATGCTGTTCTCTGTTGGCGTCTTCCTTGCCCTGGTGCTTAACTTACTTCAGGTGCAGAGACATGTCACCCTCTTTCCCCCCGATGTCATCAGCAGTATCTTCTCCTCAGCGTGGTGGGTGCCGCCCTGCTGTGGCACAGCCTCAG CAATGATCGGGTTGTTGTACCCCTGCATTGACAGCCGTCTGGGTGAGCCACACAAGTTTAAACGGGAATGGTCCAGCGTGATGCGGTGCGTGGCTGTTTTTGTGGGCATCAACCATGCCAGTGCT AAAGTGGACTTTGCTAACAATGTCCAGTTGTCTCTGACTCTGGCGGCGCTCTCCATTGGTTTGTGGTGGACATTCGATCGCTCCCGCAGTGGCTTTGGTCTGGGAGTCACCATCGCTCTGCTGGCAACACTGGCCACCCAGCTCCTGGTTTACAATGAAGTCTTTCA GTATACCTCTCCAGATTTCCTGTATATTCGCTCATGGTTGCCCTGCATCTTCTTTGCAGGGGTTATAACCATGGGAAACATAGGACGGCAGCTAGCCTTG tATGAATATAAATTCCTTCAGGAGAAGACCCATCAAGACTGA
- the insig2 gene encoding insulin-induced gene 2 protein isoform X5 — protein sequence MWTLLHGLRMSLILTAMNDNAVSSGKQQWAGSGEVMHHSRGPYISVITNRTTNLLIRGGMLFSVGVFLALVLNLLQVQRHVTLFPPDVISSIFSSAWWVPPCCGTASAMIGLLYPCIDSRLGEPHKFKREWSSVMRCVAVFVGINHASAKVDFANNVQLSLTLAALSIGLWWTFDRSRSGFGLGVTIALLATLATQLLVYNEVFQGYNHGKHRTAASLV from the exons atgtggaCGCTGCTTCATG GCTTACGAATGTCCCTAATACTGACAGCCATGAATGACAACGCAGTGAGCAGCGGCAAGCAGCAGTGGGCAGGGTCTGGAGAGGTGATGCACCATTCTCGGGGACCCTATATCTCAGTCATCACCAACAG GACCACCAACCTGTTGATCCGAGGGGGCATGCTGTTCTCTGTTGGCGTCTTCCTTGCCCTGGTGCTTAACTTACTTCAGGTGCAGAGACATGTCACCCTCTTTCCCCCCGATGTCATCAGCAGTATCTTCTCCTCAGCGTGGTGGGTGCCGCCCTGCTGTGGCACAGCCTCAG CAATGATCGGGTTGTTGTACCCCTGCATTGACAGCCGTCTGGGTGAGCCACACAAGTTTAAACGGGAATGGTCCAGCGTGATGCGGTGCGTGGCTGTTTTTGTGGGCATCAACCATGCCAGTGCT AAAGTGGACTTTGCTAACAATGTCCAGTTGTCTCTGACTCTGGCGGCGCTCTCCATTGGTTTGTGGTGGACATTCGATCGCTCCCGCAGTGGCTTTGGTCTGGGAGTCACCATCGCTCTGCTGGCAACACTGGCCACCCAGCTCCTGGTTTACAATGAAGTCTTTCA GGGTTATAACCATGGGAAACATAGGACGGCAGCTAGCCTTG tATGA
- the si:dkey-251i10.3 gene encoding U3 small nucleolar RNA-associated protein 14 homolog A, with translation MAKVSKAKMSKKVFKKSSEVTVNSTALKPEVVYDDDDDLKGADEEIISEEEDGEDERKRQHLLEAISALGGKRRKALGERSEAAVQMSEFMVNAEDESERVELSDLIQIIEKTSTVPAKTKKQLKNLQRSKTIECPLSKQESERIQRDVAFQKAATDISRWKSIISQNQRAEQLMFPLNQEPSGPKPMERVVTGWKAQTPLEQEIFALLSANKQPINDPILTPIEQASMRAMSLEEAKVRRAELQKARALQSYYEAQARREKKIKSKKFHKVQNKAKRKEFLKQFDEMVKTDPAAALEELNKMEVARMQERMSLKHQNSGKWAKSRAIMAKYNEGARKAMQQQLEVNKHLTQKLVTSLNGDDEEEEEAGDPELLPDFVNDAEQDLDSSNPWMRGRLSEDPTEEEANSDTVGLTTEQSGGMEYIAEEEEKVEETEDNVILREFDSRRKLRQALETDTAVEMSVDEEEEEESKAAAEDGYASDKEEERLCEFTNLFHEIVEGQSRVEGAGDAGRTDTSTQLEAEVIRIRTLGSVELLTQDNSATDKVHVESQKPLSTENLPSTTQKAGKSRKRKKKIQLKEVLTKETKVMKVLLAPTIEASEELEEKLDQRGLIKEAFAGDDVISEFLKDKRKQEDVGTSKILDLTLPGWGEWGGTGLKPSRSKRRRFRVKNAPPPPRKDQHLPSVIISEKRNSFISLHQVNSLPFPFENHTQFESTIRSPLGRTWNTERTVKKITKPKVVTQLGTIIEPMAQEELVKVKVSAGKNSCVDSLKIKY, from the coding sequence ATGGCTAAAGtttcaaaagcaaaaatgagtaaaaaggtCTTTAAAAAAAGCTCCGAAGTGACGGTGAACAGCACAGCGCTGAAGCCAGAGGTTGTCTACGATGACGACGATGATTTAAAGGGAGCAGATGAAGAAATTAtcagtgaggaggaggatggcGAGGATGAACGAAAACGTCAACATCTGCTGGAGGCCATCAGCGCTCTCGGGGGTAAGAGGAGGAAAGCTCTGGGAGAGAGATCCGAGGCTGCTGTGCAGATGTCTGAATTTATGGTTAATGCGGAGGACGAGAGTGAGAGAGTGGAATTGTCCGACCTCATCCAGATCATAGAAAAAACCTCCACCGTCCCTGCCAAGACCAAGAAGCAGCTTAAGAATCTGCAGCGCAGTAAGACCATTGAATGCCCTCTCAGCAAACAGGAGAGTGAGAGGATTCAGAGAGATGTGGCTTTTCAGAAGGCAGCTACTGATATTAGCCGATGGAAAAGTATTATCTCACAGAACCAGAGGGCCGAGCAGCTCATGTTCCCCCTCAATCAGGAGCCTTCGGGCCCCAAACCCATGGAGAGAGTGGTGACTGGCTGGAAGGCCCAAACCCCACTCGAGCAGGAAATTTTTGCCCTCCTGTCTGCCAACAAGCAGCCCATTAACGACCCCATCCTGACCCCCATTGAACAGGCTTCAATGAGGGCGATGAGCCTGGAGGAAGCCAAGGTCCGCCGCGCAGAGTTGCAGAAAGCCAGGGCTCTACAGTCCTACTATGAGGCCCAGGCccggagagagaaaaagatcaaaagcaaaaaattccacaaagtACAGAACAAAGCCAAGCGTAAAGAGTTTCTGAAGCAGTTTGACGAGATGGTAAAGACAGATCCAGCTGCTGCCTTGGAGGAGCTGAATAAGATGGAGGTTGCCAGGATGCAGGAGAGgatgtcactaaaacatcagAACAGTGGCAAGTGGGCCAAGTCCAGGGCTATTATGGCTAAATACAATGAGGGGGCTCGCAAAgccatgcagcagcagctggaggtgaACAAACACCTGACCCAGAAGCTGGTGACCTCACTGaatggtgatgatgaagaagaggaggaagcaggTGACCCAGAACTGCTTCCTGACTTTGTAAATGATGCTGAGCAAGATCTGGATTCTTCAAATCCTTGGATGAGAGGAAGGCTCTCTGAAGATCccacagaagaagaagcgaATAGTGACACTGTGGGTCTGACAACAGAACAGTCTGGAGGGATGGAATATATagctgaagaggaggagaaagttgAGGAAACGGAAGACAATGTGATCCTCAGAGAGTTTGACAGCAGAAGGAAACTGCGCCAGGCCCTGGAGACTGACACAGCAGTAGAAATGTCTgtggatgaggaggaagaggaagaaagcaAAGCTGCAGCTGAGGATGGATATGCTTCtgacaaagaagaagagaggcTTTGCGAGTTCACAAACCTTTTCCATGAAATAGTTGAAGGTCAGAGTAGAGTTGAAGGAGCAGGTGATGCTGGTCGCACAGATACTTCAACTCAGCTGGAAGCAGAAGTGATAAGgatcaggactttggggagtgTGGAGCTTCTCACTCAGGACAACTCAGCCACTGATAAAGTACATGTTGAATCCCAGAAGCCCCTATCCACAGAAAACCTCCCATCTACAACACAAAAGGCaggtaaaagcagaaaaagaaagaaaaagattcaACTGAAAGAAGTACTCACCAAAGAGACAAAAGTCATGAAAGTCTTGCTCGCTCCAACTATCGAGGCCTCTGAGGAGTTGGAAGAAAAGCTGGACCAGAGGGGTCTCATTAAAGAGGCTTTTGCTGGAGACGATGTCATCTCAGAATTCCTAAAGGACAAGAGGAAGCAGGAGGATGTAGGGACATCTAAGATACTGGACCTGACACTACCTGGGTGGGGCGAGTGGGGAGGGACAGGCCTCAAGCCATCACGCAGCAAACGCAGGAGGTTCAGAGTCAAGAATGCACCACCTCCACCCAGGAAAGATCAGCATCTACCCAGCGTCATCATCTCGGAGAAGAGGAACAGCTTCATCAGCCTCCACCAGGTGAACTCGCTGCCCTTTCCCTTTGAGAATCACACGCAGTTCGAAAGCACCATTCGCTCACCACTGGGACGCACCTGGAACACAGAGCGGACTGTTAAAAAGATTACCAAGCCCAAGGTGGTCACCCAGCTGGGCACTATCATTGAGCCCATGGCTCAGGAGGAGCTGGTGAAGGTAAAAGTGTCTGCAGGAAAAAACAGCTGTGTGGACTcattgaaaattaaatattag
- the insig2 gene encoding insulin-induced gene 2 protein isoform X2: MSLILTAMNDNAVSSGKQQWAGSGEVMHHSRGPYISVITNRTTNLLIRGGMLFSVGVFLALVLNLLQVQRHVTLFPPDVISSIFSSAWWVPPCCGTASAMIGLLYPCIDSRLGEPHKFKREWSSVMRCVAVFVGINHASAKVDFANNVQLSLTLAALSIGLWWTFDRSRSGFGLGVTIALLATLATQLLVYNEVFQYTSPDFLYIRSWLPCIFFAGVITMGNIGRQLALYEYKFLQEKTHQD, from the exons ATGTCCCTAATACTGACAGCCATGAATGACAACGCAGTGAGCAGCGGCAAGCAGCAGTGGGCAGGGTCTGGAGAGGTGATGCACCATTCTCGGGGACCCTATATCTCAGTCATCACCAACAG GACCACCAACCTGTTGATCCGAGGGGGCATGCTGTTCTCTGTTGGCGTCTTCCTTGCCCTGGTGCTTAACTTACTTCAGGTGCAGAGACATGTCACCCTCTTTCCCCCCGATGTCATCAGCAGTATCTTCTCCTCAGCGTGGTGGGTGCCGCCCTGCTGTGGCACAGCCTCAG CAATGATCGGGTTGTTGTACCCCTGCATTGACAGCCGTCTGGGTGAGCCACACAAGTTTAAACGGGAATGGTCCAGCGTGATGCGGTGCGTGGCTGTTTTTGTGGGCATCAACCATGCCAGTGCT AAAGTGGACTTTGCTAACAATGTCCAGTTGTCTCTGACTCTGGCGGCGCTCTCCATTGGTTTGTGGTGGACATTCGATCGCTCCCGCAGTGGCTTTGGTCTGGGAGTCACCATCGCTCTGCTGGCAACACTGGCCACCCAGCTCCTGGTTTACAATGAAGTCTTTCA GTATACCTCTCCAGATTTCCTGTATATTCGCTCATGGTTGCCCTGCATCTTCTTTGCAGGGGTTATAACCATGGGAAACATAGGACGGCAGCTAGCCTTG tATGAATATAAATTCCTTCAGGAGAAGACCCATCAAGACTGA